In the genome of Triticum urartu cultivar G1812 chromosome 5, Tu2.1, whole genome shotgun sequence, one region contains:
- the LOC125506996 gene encoding CBBY-like protein isoform X1, translating into MAAAAAAARCLMLRPSPPTEATKTPSSVHASSSATPLPLRAAASPSSARRLRPMPLRCSSPPSGGSAEPGLAVLLEVEGVLADVYRFGYRQAFNVAFQNLGLDCANWTEPIYADLVRKSSGDEERMLVLFFDRIGWPTSLPTSEKGSFTKRVLSEKLKALEKLSASDDLPLRPGVEKFIDDALSEGVPVAILATYGRNGEKISRSIVEKLGPERTSKLNIVGKDEVERSLYGQLVLGEGVASSLDEQLTKEVQKAASAEKQRIAEEVASLLKLSVDINTASKSSEKIIATLRAGAEYVGCNVQNCILVAGSQPSVIAAERIGMPCIVVRSSLTARAEFHSAKAVMDGFGDTDLTVSKLLSKRWS; encoded by the exons atggccgccgccgccgccgccgctcgatGCCTCATGCTCCGGCCATCGCCCCCGACTGAGGCCACGAAGACCCCTTCCTCCGTCCACGCCTCCTCCAGCGCCACCCCGCTCCCTCTCCGCGCGGCCGCCTCCCCGAGTTCAGCCCGCCGTCTCCGGCCGATGCCGCTCCGGTGCTCCTCCCCGCCGTCAGGAGGCTCCGCCGAGCCGGGGCTCGCCGTGCTCCTCGAAGTGGAAGG AGTTCTTGCAGATGTCTACCGCTTCGGCTACCGCCAAGCTTTCAATGTAG CATTTCAAAATCTTGGCTTGGATTGTGCGAATTGGACAGAGCCAATATATGCTGATTTAGTGAG GAAATCTAGTGGCGACGAGGAAAGGATGCTGGTGCTGTTCTTTGATAGG ATTGGCTGGCCTACATCTCTGCCAACTAGTGAGAAAGGGTCATTTACAAAACGTGTTCTTAGTGAGAAG TTGAAAGCTTTGGAAAAGCTCTCTGCTTCTGATGACTTACCACTGCGTCCTGGAGTTGAGAA GTTCATCGATGATGCACTTAGTGAGGGTGTGCCTGTAGCCATATTGGCAACATATGGCAGAAATGGAGAGAAGATTTCAAG ATCAATAGTTGAGAAGTTAGGCCCTGAGAGAACGTCGAAACTAAACATTGTTGGAAAAGACGAGGTTGAAAGAAGTCTTTATGGGCAGCTTGTTCTTGGTGAAGGAGTTGCCTCCAGTTTGGATGAACAACTTACCAAGGAAGTACAAAAGGCCG CTTCTGCAGAGAAACAGAGGATAGCAGAAGAGGTTGCATCACTTCTAAAACTCAGCGTTGACATTAACACAGCATCTAAAAG TTCCGAGAAGATAATAGCCACGCTGCGAGCTGGGGCCGAATATGTGGGATGCAATGTGCAAAACTGCATCCTTGTAGCGGGTAGCCAACCCAGCGTCATCGCAGCTGAGCGCATTGGCATGCCGTGCATAGTTGTCCGAAGCAG CCTAACTGCTAGAGCAGAATTTCACTCCGCAAAGGCCGTCATGGATGGATTCGGTGATACGGACCTAACAGTATCAAAACTACTTAGCAAGAGGTGGTCCTAA
- the LOC125506996 gene encoding CBBY-like protein isoform X2, whose translation MSLLCFLIEYCVSIFFQSSCRCLPLRLPPSFQSFQNLGLDCANWTEPIYADLVRKSSGDEERMLVLFFDRIGWPTSLPTSEKGSFTKRVLSEKLKALEKLSASDDLPLRPGVEKFIDDALSEGVPVAILATYGRNGEKISRSIVEKLGPERTSKLNIVGKDEVERSLYGQLVLGEGVASSLDEQLTKEVQKAASAEKQRIAEEVASLLKLSVDINTASKSSEKIIATLRAGAEYVGCNVQNCILVAGSQPSVIAAERIGMPCIVVRSSLTARAEFHSAKAVMDGFGDTDLTVSKLLSKRWS comes from the exons ATGTCCCTTTTGTGCTTTTTGATTGAATATTGTGTTTCTATCTTCTTCCAGAGTTCTTGCAGATGTCTACCGCTTCGGCTACCGCCAAGCTTTCAAT CATTTCAAAATCTTGGCTTGGATTGTGCGAATTGGACAGAGCCAATATATGCTGATTTAGTGAG GAAATCTAGTGGCGACGAGGAAAGGATGCTGGTGCTGTTCTTTGATAGG ATTGGCTGGCCTACATCTCTGCCAACTAGTGAGAAAGGGTCATTTACAAAACGTGTTCTTAGTGAGAAG TTGAAAGCTTTGGAAAAGCTCTCTGCTTCTGATGACTTACCACTGCGTCCTGGAGTTGAGAA GTTCATCGATGATGCACTTAGTGAGGGTGTGCCTGTAGCCATATTGGCAACATATGGCAGAAATGGAGAGAAGATTTCAAG ATCAATAGTTGAGAAGTTAGGCCCTGAGAGAACGTCGAAACTAAACATTGTTGGAAAAGACGAGGTTGAAAGAAGTCTTTATGGGCAGCTTGTTCTTGGTGAAGGAGTTGCCTCCAGTTTGGATGAACAACTTACCAAGGAAGTACAAAAGGCCG CTTCTGCAGAGAAACAGAGGATAGCAGAAGAGGTTGCATCACTTCTAAAACTCAGCGTTGACATTAACACAGCATCTAAAAG TTCCGAGAAGATAATAGCCACGCTGCGAGCTGGGGCCGAATATGTGGGATGCAATGTGCAAAACTGCATCCTTGTAGCGGGTAGCCAACCCAGCGTCATCGCAGCTGAGCGCATTGGCATGCCGTGCATAGTTGTCCGAAGCAG CCTAACTGCTAGAGCAGAATTTCACTCCGCAAAGGCCGTCATGGATGGATTCGGTGATACGGACCTAACAGTATCAAAACTACTTAGCAAGAGGTGGTCCTAA
- the LOC125506998 gene encoding uncharacterized protein LOC125506998 codes for MQIGWPTSLPTSEKGSFTKSVLREKLKALEKLCASDDLPLRPGVEKFIDDALGEGVPVAILATYGRNGEKISRSIVEKLGPERTSKINIVGKDEVERSLYGQLVLGEGVASSLDEQLTKEVQKAASAEKQRIAEEVASLLKLSVDINTPSKSSEKIIATLRAGAEYVGCDVQNCILVAGSQPSVIAAERIGMPCIVVRSSLTARAEFHSAKAIMDGFGDTDLTISKLLSKRWS; via the exons ATGCAGATTGGCTGGCCTACGTCTCTGCCAACTAGCGAGAAAGGATCATTTACAAAAAGTGTTCTTCGTGAGAAG TTGAAAGCTTTGGAAAAGCTCTGTGCTTCTGATGACTTACCACTGCGTCCTGGAGTTGAGAA GTTCATCGATGATGCACTTGGTGAGGGTGTGCCTGTAGCCATATTGGCAACATATGGCAGAAATGGAGAGAAGATTTCAAG ATCAATAGTTGAGAAGTTAGGACCTGAGAGAACGTCGAAAATAAACATTGTTGGAAAAGACGAGGTTGAAAGAAGTCTTTATGGGCAGCTTGTTCTTGGTGAAGGAGTTGCCTCCAGTTTGGATGAACAACTTACCAAGGAAGTACAAAAGGCTG CTTCTGCAGAGAAACAGAGGATAGCAGAAGAGGTTGCATCACTTCTAAAACTCAGTGTTGACATTAACACACCATCTAAAAG TTCCGAGAAGATAATAGCCACGCTGCGAGCTGGGGCCGAATATGTGGGATGCGATGTGCAAAACTGCATCCTTGTAGCGGGTAGCCAACCTAGCGTCATCGCAGCTGAGCGCATTGGCATGCCGTGCATAGTTGTCCGAAGCAG CCTAACCGCTAGAGCAGAATTTCACTCTGCAAAGGCCATCATGGATGGATTCGGTGACACGGACTTGACAATATCAAAACTACTGAGTAAGAGGTGGTCTTAA